In Luteitalea sp. TBR-22, one genomic interval encodes:
- a CDS encoding VRR-NUC domain-containing protein, with protein MTDDRWTPPSWRDEGPGSGQHDIPLVAHPYSELQTREFWIACCTEWHERGRTDAEILGAWKRLADPEERKFIVLWGDQPEYGWPEATVAMAMIDEGFTCWTGVQFFPRNGGIVGSERQARVTAQALALFHDSGHRLPPDYYRRLNAKQEMRNPDLVCFNPKTREWRFIECKHKDRIDPKQLNALAFLHDLTGARVEVRRVVRPGGKVKKSVAGTGRYRLAP; from the coding sequence ATGACGGATGACAGGTGGACGCCGCCCTCGTGGCGCGATGAGGGGCCTGGTAGCGGACAGCACGACATCCCGCTGGTCGCGCATCCTTACTCAGAGTTGCAGACTCGGGAATTCTGGATCGCGTGCTGCACAGAGTGGCACGAGCGCGGGAGGACCGACGCCGAGATCCTGGGCGCCTGGAAGAGACTCGCAGACCCCGAAGAGCGGAAGTTCATCGTGCTTTGGGGAGACCAGCCCGAATACGGCTGGCCTGAAGCGACGGTCGCTATGGCCATGATCGACGAGGGCTTTACGTGCTGGACCGGCGTACAGTTCTTCCCCAGGAACGGAGGCATCGTCGGCTCCGAGCGTCAGGCACGCGTCACCGCCCAGGCGCTCGCCCTGTTCCATGACTCCGGCCATCGATTGCCGCCCGATTACTACCGACGCCTGAACGCGAAGCAGGAGATGCGCAACCCGGACCTCGTGTGCTTCAACCCAAAAACCCGCGAGTGGCGGTTCATCGAGTGCAAGCACAAGGACCGGATTGACCCGAAGCAGTTGAACGCACTCGCCTTCCTGCATGACCTCACCGGGGCGCGCGTGGAAGTGCGCCGTGTCGTTCGGCCGGGCGGCAAGGTGAAGAAGTCCGTTGCTGGGACGGGGCGCTATCGCCTGGCGCCATAG